TTTGATTTATATAGTATAAGGTGATCATCTtaaatgctttcttctcctttcaATCTCTACTATTATTGTCATTGAGGACACATGTATAGTATGGTTTGTGAATTCTTCGTGAAATGCTGAATTCCTCATtagtttgaaattaatcatgctATATTTTTTGTCAgcagtcttttttttttttttggacaaaaaatatacatacacaGGGAAATTGGAACGTCCAAATATATTACAACCATGGGAGGAATCTATGTTCTCTTTGGTGGTTTGGTTTTGAAATGCGACCTTGTGGCTTTTTCTTGGGTTTTGATTATTATGTTCGGGTGTTGCAGGTGTCTGATTTTTACTTAAAAGGAATTTTGTTCTCACACATTTCAGAtgttttaaacatttttctttctttcttttttaagtgcTTATTTTGAGGTGTCCAAACATTATTCGCTTtctgaaattaaagaagacTCAAAAGGCgaacaaaagaaatcaatCGATTACAACCTTCTTTATATAGTCCAATGCGGCAAAGATGGGCTAAAATGCTTGGATATAACCCTGGAATCAAGTAATTTCAGGATCGAAGTAGAGCCGACACATCTTGCAACCTTGTACTGATTGATCGAGGCCCCTCTCGATATTGCATAATCCATCAGCTCCTCAAACGTTCCAGTTTTAACTAGCCGTATTTCTAGCGGCCCAATTGTCTTATCAACAACACGTGCTTCGCGATATGCTGAGTCGAGAGATTCTTCCATGGCTAAACAGCACTGTTTCAGGACATTGTCAGTGGGAGAATTGGCCGGGTCTTTAACTAAAATTTCCCAATATATCACGTAGTGACCTGGGTTTGTCTTTTTTTCCGCGTAGCTGGTGTATTCCAGGATGCGCGTGTCGAATTCACGCAAGAGTCGAGAGGCATTCTCGACGGCCTTCTGCAAATCAGCCTCGTCAGTTTTGTCGTAGTCAATGCTGAGTAACGCATCCTTTCTTCTAACGAAATGGAAATGTGGAGATGCATTGTGGAACCCGGCGACTCGAAGAATGTCACCAACTTTGTACCTGTACACGCCTGTGTAATTGGTGATGATTGGCTCGTACTCTTTGCCCACTTCAACATCAACAAGGTCAACAAGCTTTGGCGGCTGGAAGTCACTAGTCGACGCGGGTGAGCCAGGATCGTGAAGAAGGAACTCGAAATAGGCCATGTTTGGCATGATTGTATAAGAAGCCTCCGATGTCTTGCACATTGGGTTAAGATTTAGGCCAAAAAAACATTCTGATGAGCTGTATACCATGCTTGCTATTGGTAAACTGCCGCTGTAATAATCAAGCAAATGAATATACTGTGCCATAGATCCGGTGGCAACAGCGTCAAGATACTTGGTATTTGGCCAAATTCTGGCGATGATTCCCTCCCAATTTTCCTCTGAACATTCCATTCTGATCAATTCAGCAAGTTCTGGACGAGGCTTAAGAATCCTGGCCATGCAGTCTCTGATTGAAGGGTCTGTGATTTTCTGGTTCAGTGTCCCAGTTTCAATATCATTAGCAAGAGCTTGCCAATGAATTTGAAGAAATCTCATGGCTCTCAGTAAACCAGAGGCAAAGAGAGCGCCTAGCCTGAGAACTTGTTCCCGTTCCAACAGGCCGCAAAGCATATGGGTATACATGCTTTGAAACGAGTCGGCGCAAAGAATGGCCTCGATAGGGCTTGTGTAGTCATGTAGCCGAGTCTTGAAGTGGTCACTCTTGTACATGCCGTTGCTCGCAGGGCGAACCAATAGGCCGCCTGGGGTTCTGGTTTCGGGTCTTACAAACAAGAAATATAGCCCTTTGCCCTTGTCCAAGTCAGGCACACAACTGTTTAATAAAAAACTCtgcttattaaataataaaggagCACATCACAGGCTTGCTTATATTAGatgtatattaattaagcAAATCAAGTAATTGCATGCACTCagttttttgtgtttttctatTACTCACCTATTCATTACTGCCCTGAGAAGACTGATCTGGAAATGGCGACGATCCAGCTCTTCTTGAGTTGAAGGGAAAAGCTTTTGTTCCCCACTAGAGGTCCCAGAACTTCAAACACCATAcaccaccccccccccccccccccaaccaaaaaaaaaggtacaGAAAGTTCAATATACTtgtagttatatatatattttaactgTATTGTAGatagaaattagaaattaagtTGAAGTTTCTCACCTTTTGAGAAATTCGGAGATGGGAGAGGCTAATAATACAGCAGAACGATCTCCATCAGCCATGCGCTGAATGTCAGGCTTAATATCCTCATAAGTGATTACAGGAAGTTTCAACTTGAACGTCTCTCGATCAGTAGCTCCGCCGAGTTTGTACCGTTGGAGGTACTCAGAGTTAGCGTTTCGACTCAAGATTTCGGCCAAGACTGTCTCTTGAAATGTGGCAGCATTTCTTGTGATCTCCTCAATATATTGTaaagcttttgcatctttttcAC
This window of the Citrus sinensis cultivar Valencia sweet orange chromosome 8, DVS_A1.0, whole genome shotgun sequence genome carries:
- the LOC102619738 gene encoding probable indole-3-acetic acid-amido synthetase GH3.1, whose protein sequence is MTSDFALSSPLVPRVSEKDAKALQYIEEITRNAATFQETVLAEILSRNANSEYLQRYKLGGATDRETFKLKLPVITYEDIKPDIQRMADGDRSAVLLASPISEFLKSSGTSSGEQKLFPSTQEELDRRHFQISLLRAVMNSCVPDLDKGKGLYFLFVRPETRTPGGLLVRPASNGMYKSDHFKTRLHDYTSPIEAILCADSFQSMYTHMLCGLLEREQVLRLGALFASGLLRAMRFLQIHWQALANDIETGTLNQKITDPSIRDCMARILKPRPELAELIRMECSEENWEGIIARIWPNTKYLDAVATGSMAQYIHLLDYYSGSLPIASMVYSSSECFFGLNLNPMCKTSEASYTIMPNMAYFEFLLHDPGSPASTSDFQPPKLVDLVDVEVGKEYEPIITNYTGVYRYKVGDILRVAGFHNASPHFHFVRRKDALLSIDYDKTDEADLQKAVENASRLLREFDTRILEYTSYAEKKTNPGHYVIYWEILVKDPANSPTDNVLKQCCLAMEESLDSAYREARVVDKTIGPLEIRLVKTGTFEELMDYAISRGASINQYKVARCVGSTSILKLLDSRVISKHFSPSLPHWTI